ATATTATTCGTGTCTGCCAGGGAACGGCCTGTCACGTTCGGGGTGCGTCTAAAGTTTTTAATGCTGTTGAGCAGAAGTTGGGAATTGGACCTAATGAAACTACAGAGGATCTTCGTTACACTCTGGAAACCGTGGCCTGTCTTGGCGCTTGCGGTCTGGCCCCGGTGATGATGGTCAATGATCAAACGCACGGGCGCCTTACCCCTGATAAGGCTGCCGCTATCTTGGATAAATACGAATAGAAAGGAGGTTTCCCTGGTGAACAGACTAATTGATAAATGTTGTGATAAGTGCCGGCACACGCCGCAGAACCCTTGTCAAGATTTTATTAAATGCCGCAAGGAAGGACCTATTTGTCATGAAGATGAAAGCTGCCGGGAAAAGCGGCAGAACCTTCTAAACTCGGTCCACCTTCCTGCGGATTCAGAAAACCGGCAGATACTTATTTGTGCCGGTACAGGCTGTGCCTCCTCAGGGTCTGGAGCTTTGGTGAGCACCCTGGATGAGGAACTTAAGAAAAACGGTCTTGCCGATAAGGTAGAAGTAAAAATCACCGGTTGTCACGGCTTTTGCGAGCAGGGGCCTCTGATGATTATAGAACCCCATAAAACATTTTATACCCGGGTGCAGGAAGATGATATTGCTGAAATAGTGGAAAGTGATCTGGTGGGTGGCGAGGTTGTTGAACGTCTCCTTTATAAGGATCCCACCACCGGACAGAACGCTAAAACCTATGAAACCGTACCTTTCTACGCCAAGCAGAAGCGCCTGGTTTTATCAAATTGTGGCCATATCAACCCTGAGGTTATTGGCGACTATATAACTAATGACGGCTACGTGGCCCTGCACAAAGTGCTTTCGGAAATGAAGCCCGAAGAAGTAGTGGAGGAAGTCAAGAAGGCAGGCCTGCGCGGCCGTGGTGGAGCCGGCTTCCCAACGGGATTAAAATGGGGATTTGTGCGCCAGGCCGAGGGAGATAAAAAATACGTAGTCTGTAATGCCGACGAAGGAGACCCGGGTGCCTTCATGGATCGCAGTGTGCTGGAAGGTGACCCCCATGCTGTGTTGGAAGGAATGCTTGTTTGTGGTTATGCTGTTGGTGCCGATGAAGGATATATATACGTGCGTGCAGAGTATCCCCTGGCCATTAAGCGCCTGCAAATTGCCATAGCCCAAGCAGAAGAGTGTGGTCTGCTAGGGGACAATATCCTGGATTCAGGCTTTAATTTTAGATTAAAAATCAAAGCCGGTGCCGGTGCCTTTGTGTGCGGTGAGGAAACGGCGCTCTTAACTTCTATAGAAGGTAACCGTGGTATGCCGCGGGTGCGCCCGCCCTTCCCGGCCAATAAAGGTCTTTGGGATAAGCCTACCAATCTTAATAATGTGGAGACGTACGGTAACGTTCCACATATAATCAGGAACGGCAGCCAGTGGTATGCTTCGCTGGGAACCGAAAAGAGTAAGGGCACCAAGATTTTCGCACTGACCGGTAAGGTAAACAATACCGGCCTAGTGGAAGTGCCCATGGGCATTACCATGCGGGAGATTATCTTTGGTTTAGGCGGAGGCATACAAGGTGGTAAGAAGTTTAAAGCTGTCCAGATAGGTGGCCCGTCTGGCGGGTGTCTGCCGGAAGAGCAGCTTGACCTATCGGTTGACTATGATTCACTAACCGCGGCCGGTGCTATGATGGGTTCCGGCGGTCTGGTGGTCATGGACGAAACTACCTGTATGGTGGACGTTGCCCGCTTTTTCCTGACCTTTACCCAGTCGGAGTCCTGCGGTAAGTGTACCCCCTGCCGTGAAGGTACCACCCGTATGCTGGAGATACTTACACGCATATGTGACGGCGAAGGTAAGATGGAAGATATAGATCAACTGGAGCGGCTGGCCAGAGTAGTTAAGAACACTGCTCTTTGCGGTTTAGGACAAACCTGTCCGAACCCCATACTATCTACGTTGCGCTATTTCAAAGATGAATATTTGGCTCATATTCAGGATAAGCGTTGCCCTGCCGGAAATTGCACGGCCCTTTTAAGTTATGTTATTAATGAAGAAAAGTGTAAGGGCTGCGGTAAATGTGCCAAGTCCTGCCCGGCCGGAGCTATTACCGGAGAAAAGAAACAGCCGCATAAGATTGACCCTTCACTGTGCATTAAATGCGGTAGTTGTGTGACAAATTGTAAGTTTGACGCCATTGAAACGGTTTAAGAGGGGAGGGTGATTGTAATGGCTTCTGTGACCCTGACTATTAACGGGGTTAAGGTGACCGTCCCCAAAGGTACCACCGTGCTGGATGCGGCTCAACAAGCAGGTATATTTATCCCTACATTTTGTCATGATCCCGAACTTACCAAGTACGGGGCCTGCCGCATTTGCGTAGTGGAAATTACCGGTATGCGCAACCTGCCTGCCTCCTGTGCTACTGACGCCACAGAAGGTATGGAGGTTTTCACCGAATCACCGGCAGTAATCGAGGCCAGGAAGACTATTCTGGAGCTTTTATTAGCAAATCATCCCCTGGATTGTCTTACCTGTGATAAAAACGGCGCATGCCGTTTGCAGGATTATTGTTTCCGGTATGGTGTTAAGGAAACCGGCTTTGAAGGGGCTAAAAAGGACCACCCCATCGACGATAGTAACCCGTATATTCTGCGGGATGCCAATAAATGTATTCTGTGCGGCCGATGTGTAAGGACTTGTGCCCAAATAGAGGATAGAAGCGTAATAGACTTTGCCTATCGTGGTTTTAATACTAAAGTGGCCACCGCCATGGATTTACCTTTAGCAGACTCTGACTGTGTATACTGCGGGCGTTGTGTGGCGGTTTGCCCGGTGGGGGCCTTGATGATTAAGCCGCTGATGGGTTTGGGTAGAACATGGGAAATTGAAAAGAGACCGGTCACTTGTACCTTCTGTGAAAGTGGCTGCACCTTTAATCTCAATGTTAAGGACGGAAAGGTTATCGGTATTACTCCGCTTGAGCCCGGAAAGGGACGCCCGCTGTGTCTGAAGGGGCGCCTGGCTCTGGAGTTTAAATATTGTGATGACCCGCCCACCGCTCCTATGCTCAAGAAAGACGGACAATTTGTACCTGTGCCCTGGGCAGAGGCCCTGGGTATTAAAGATATAATTAATAAGATTATTGACTTGAAGTAATGGTGAAGGGAGGGATACCTTAAATGGCAGAAGTGAGCTTAACCATTAACGGTAAGCAGGTGGCAGTGACCAAAGGGACCACCGTGCTCAATGCTGCCCGCCAGGCCGGATTTTCCATACCCACTTTTTGTGATGACCCGGAGCTGAGCAAGGTCGGGGCCTGCCGCATGTGTGTGGTGGAAATACCGGGCATGCGTAATCTGCCTGCCTCTTGTGTTACAGAAGCAATGGACGGTATGGAAGTTTATACCGATTCTCCGGCAGTGGTGGAGGCCAGGAAGACCATATTGGAACTTCTTTTGGCCAATCACCCCCTGGATTGTCTTACTTGTGGTAAAAATGGCGAGTGCCTCTTGCAGGATTACTGTTATCAATATGGGGTAGGTGAAACCGTATTTACCGGTGAACGCCATACCTATGATACTGAATCAGAAAACCCGTTTATTGTGCGGGATATGAATAAGTGCATAGTGTGCGGAAAGTGTGTACGCGCTTGTGCTGAAATTCAAGGTAAAAGTATAGTTGATTTTGCCTACCGGGGCTTTGACACTAAGGTAACTCCGGCCATGGACGTACCTCTTTCGGAATCGGAGTGCGTCTTTTGCGGCAATTGTGTGGCCGTCTGCCCAACAGGGGCCCTGCAGGAGAAAGTACTAAGGGCACGTGCCCGTACGTGGGAGGTTGAAAAGGTAAAAACTACCTGCCCGTATTGTGGCACGGGCTGTAACTTTGAGCTTAATGTAAAAGACGGTCAAGTGGTGGGTGTAACATCCTGTAACGGTGACGTTAACGGACGTGCTCTTTGTGTAAAAGGCCGTTTTGGCTACGGGTTTATTCACCATCCTGACCGTCTTACCAAGCCTCTTATCAAAAAGGACGGAGAATTTAAAGAGGCCACTTGGGATGAGGCCATCGGTCTGGTGGCTGATAACTTGAGCCGCATTAAGAAAGATCATGGTTCAGGTGCCCTGGCCGTTTTAAGTTCCGCCCGGTGTACCAATGAGGAAAACTATCTATTGCAAAAACTGACCCGTGCGGTGTTCGGTACCAATAATATCGATCACTGCGCCCGTCTCTGACACGCTCCTACTGTTGCCGGTCTGGCAACTGCATTCGGGAGTGGAGCAATGACTAACGGAATTGATGAAATTTCCGGTGCTGATTTTATTTTGGCCATTGGTACCAATACCACTGAGTCCCACCCCATAATTGGCTTGCAGGTGAAAAAGGCACTTAGGAAGGGAGCTGCCCTGGCGGTGGCTGACCCGCGGAAAACCGAAGTTGCCTCGCTGGCCCAATACCACCTGCAGCTTAAGTCGGGGTCAGATATAGCTCTCTTGAACGGCCTGGTCAATGTAATTATTAATGAGGATTTATATAACCAGGAATTTGTATCTACGCGTACCGAGAACTTTGAGGCCCTGAAAGAATCGGTTGCCCAATGCACGCCGGAGTACGTGGAAGATATTACCGGTATTAATGCTGAAGTGATTCGTGAAGTAGCACGGGGCTATGCCGGGGCCAAGAACGGTACAATTCTTTATACTATGGGTTTGACCCAGCATATCTGTGGAACTCATAATGTGCTGGCAGTTGCTAATCTGGCTATGTTGTGCGGTCATATCGGCAAAGAAAGCAGCGGTGTTAACCCGCTCCGAGGCCAAAATAATGTACAGGGTGCCTGCGATATGGGTGCACTACCCAATGTATTTACAGGGTACCAGGGCGTGGCTCTGGACGAGGCAAGGGCTAAATTTGCCAAAGCCTGGGATGTGGGTGCCCTTGCAGGCGAGCCCGGCCTTACCGTTGGCGAGATGTTGGATGCCGCAGGTAAGGGAGTGCGGGGTATGTATATAATGGGTGAGAACCCGGTTCTGTCCGATCCGGACGGCGGGCATGTAGTGCATGCCCTGGAAAGTTTGGATTTTCTGGTGGTGCAGGATATTTTCCTGACCGAGACTGCAGCACTGGCTGATGTAGTACTACCGGCGGCAAGCTTTGCCGAAAAGGATGGAACCTTTTCCAATACTGAGCGCCGGGTACAGCGGGTTCGCAAGGCCATTGAGCCCGTTGGAGATGCCAGAGCCGATTGGGAAATTATTGCCGGTGTATCCACTGCCATGGGCTACCCCATGAGATACAGCTCGGCGGCAGAAATTTTTGATGAAATAGCGGCCCTTACTCCTTCCTACGCCGGCATATCTTATGCCCGCTTAGAAGAGGGTGGTCTGCAGTGGCCCTGTCCGACACCGGACCATCCCGGGACTGCATATTTGCATAAGGATAAATTTGTGCGCGGGCTTGGTAAGTTTAGCCCCGTGGAATATATTCCTCCGGCGGAACAACCGGATCAAGATTATCCCCTGGTGCTCAGCACCGGGCGAAGGCACTTCCATTATCACACCGGTACTATGACTCAGCGTACCGGAGCACTGGAAGAGTTTTATGGTGAGGAATATCTTGAAGTCAACCAAAATGATGCTGCTAAGTTGGATATCTGTGACGGCGATAAAGTTAAGGTTACCTCGCGCCGGGGCAGCGTTAAAGTTCAGGCCAGGGTTGGGGACGTGGTACCTGAAGGAATGGTATTTACCTCCTTCCATTTCCCGGCTGTAGCAATAAACAAGCTTACTAATTCACAGAGGGATCCTGTGGCCAAAATACCGGAATTGAAAGTCTGTGCGGTTAAAGTGGAAAAAGATTGATTAAATAAGGTAAAAGTTAGAGTCCACACAAGTAAAGCAGGTCAGCTAAGCTGACCTGCTCATTAGGGGACAGGCACCTTTTTTGTTTTTTAAAAAAGGTGCCTGTCCCCTTTTTGCAATAACTGATTTTTATAATTTTGCAAATAGGCTAAAAATTTAAAAAATATAAAAGGGATTTGCCTGAATATGTAGAACCTACCATTTAATACGCAACTATGAATGAGTGTTCATTCTAAAAGGGGGATGTAGTAGTATGTCAGAAACAGGCAAGAAGCCTTGGCTAAAAAAATACCCCGAAGGGGCGCGGCCTAACATTGAATATCCTGAACTAAGTATGCCCGATTT
The window above is part of the Bacillota bacterium genome. Proteins encoded here:
- the nuoF gene encoding NADH-quinone oxidoreductase subunit NuoF; translated protein: MNRLIDKCCDKCRHTPQNPCQDFIKCRKEGPICHEDESCREKRQNLLNSVHLPADSENRQILICAGTGCASSGSGALVSTLDEELKKNGLADKVEVKITGCHGFCEQGPLMIIEPHKTFYTRVQEDDIAEIVESDLVGGEVVERLLYKDPTTGQNAKTYETVPFYAKQKRLVLSNCGHINPEVIGDYITNDGYVALHKVLSEMKPEEVVEEVKKAGLRGRGGAGFPTGLKWGFVRQAEGDKKYVVCNADEGDPGAFMDRSVLEGDPHAVLEGMLVCGYAVGADEGYIYVRAEYPLAIKRLQIAIAQAEECGLLGDNILDSGFNFRLKIKAGAGAFVCGEETALLTSIEGNRGMPRVRPPFPANKGLWDKPTNLNNVETYGNVPHIIRNGSQWYASLGTEKSKGTKIFALTGKVNNTGLVEVPMGITMREIIFGLGGGIQGGKKFKAVQIGGPSGGCLPEEQLDLSVDYDSLTAAGAMMGSGGLVVMDETTCMVDVARFFLTFTQSESCGKCTPCREGTTRMLEILTRICDGEGKMEDIDQLERLARVVKNTALCGLGQTCPNPILSTLRYFKDEYLAHIQDKRCPAGNCTALLSYVINEEKCKGCGKCAKSCPAGAITGEKKQPHKIDPSLCIKCGSCVTNCKFDAIETV
- a CDS encoding 4Fe-4S dicluster domain-containing protein, whose protein sequence is MASVTLTINGVKVTVPKGTTVLDAAQQAGIFIPTFCHDPELTKYGACRICVVEITGMRNLPASCATDATEGMEVFTESPAVIEARKTILELLLANHPLDCLTCDKNGACRLQDYCFRYGVKETGFEGAKKDHPIDDSNPYILRDANKCILCGRCVRTCAQIEDRSVIDFAYRGFNTKVATAMDLPLADSDCVYCGRCVAVCPVGALMIKPLMGLGRTWEIEKRPVTCTFCESGCTFNLNVKDGKVIGITPLEPGKGRPLCLKGRLALEFKYCDDPPTAPMLKKDGQFVPVPWAEALGIKDIINKIIDLK
- a CDS encoding formate dehydrogenase subunit alpha, producing the protein MAEVSLTINGKQVAVTKGTTVLNAARQAGFSIPTFCDDPELSKVGACRMCVVEIPGMRNLPASCVTEAMDGMEVYTDSPAVVEARKTILELLLANHPLDCLTCGKNGECLLQDYCYQYGVGETVFTGERHTYDTESENPFIVRDMNKCIVCGKCVRACAEIQGKSIVDFAYRGFDTKVTPAMDVPLSESECVFCGNCVAVCPTGALQEKVLRARARTWEVEKVKTTCPYCGTGCNFELNVKDGQVVGVTSCNGDVNGRALCVKGRFGYGFIHHPDRLTKPLIKKDGEFKEATWDEAIGLVADNLSRIKKDHGSGALAVLSSARCTNEENYLLQKLTRAVFGTNNIDHCARLUHAPTVAGLATAFGSGAMTNGIDEISGADFILAIGTNTTESHPIIGLQVKKALRKGAALAVADPRKTEVASLAQYHLQLKSGSDIALLNGLVNVIINEDLYNQEFVSTRTENFEALKESVAQCTPEYVEDITGINAEVIREVARGYAGAKNGTILYTMGLTQHICGTHNVLAVANLAMLCGHIGKESSGVNPLRGQNNVQGACDMGALPNVFTGYQGVALDEARAKFAKAWDVGALAGEPGLTVGEMLDAAGKGVRGMYIMGENPVLSDPDGGHVVHALESLDFLVVQDIFLTETAALADVVLPAASFAEKDGTFSNTERRVQRVRKAIEPVGDARADWEIIAGVSTAMGYPMRYSSAAEIFDEIAALTPSYAGISYARLEEGGLQWPCPTPDHPGTAYLHKDKFVRGLGKFSPVEYIPPAEQPDQDYPLVLSTGRRHFHYHTGTMTQRTGALEEFYGEEYLEVNQNDAAKLDICDGDKVKVTSRRGSVKVQARVGDVVPEGMVFTSFHFPAVAINKLTNSQRDPVAKIPELKVCAVKVEKD